TTCTGTGGCTCGCACCAGGAAGGCCTGCCTCATATTTCCGAGGACCTCTTGCTGCTATTCCGTGTCGTGCCTCTTGGTTCCATCGTGGCTGTAATAGTAGTAGCCATATCCGATCTCGCGCGGCGGCACGCGGTTCAACAGCGCCCCGATCACCCGGGCGTTGACCTGGCTCAAGCTCTCCGTCGCCTTTCTCGCCGCATCCCGGCGGGTCACGCCTGCGTCCAACACCAGCAGCACGCCGTCGACACGGGTGGCCAGGATGATCGCATCCGATAGAGCCGTGACAGGCGGGCTGTCCAGCAGCAGGATGTCCGCTTGATCACGGAGCTGTTCCAGTAAGCGTTGCATGCGCTCCGAGTCGAGTAGCTCGGCGGGATTGGGGGGAAGCGGCCCCGACGTAAGAACCCACAGCCCGGGCACGGCGGTCTCCCTCAGAGCGTCGTCCAGACGCGGCTGGTCATCGAGCAACATGCTGGTCACCCCGACGTTATTCCGCAATCCGAAGAGGCGATGCAGTTGCGGTCGGTGCAGATCCGCGTCGATGAGGATGACCCTCCGGCCAGATTGGGCCAGCGCGATGCCCAGGTTGGCTACGGTGAGGGATTTGCCCTCCGTGGGGAGAGGGCTCGTGATCAATAGCGAGCGCAGTGGCTGGCTCACAGCCATGAATTGCAGGTTCGTGCGCAGCACGCGATAGGATTCCGCGATGGCCGATTGCCCGTTGGATAGCAGGGGCAGCTGATCCTCAAGTGAGGCGTTATGCTTCATCTTGGGGACCATGGCCAGCGTCGCGAGCCCGAGGGTCTTCTTCACATCCTCGGCGTTCTTCAGCGTGTCATCCAGGTATTCGAGCAGATAGGCGGCTCCCGCGGCCAGAACGAAGCCGAGGGCCGCTGCCATCAGGATGGTCGCCTTCTTGTTAGGGCCGATAGGTCGTGTGGGTAGCGAGGCCGGCTCCAGGATGCTGATGGCGTTTGTGGCGCCGCTGGGAAGCTGTGCCAGCAAGTCCGCGTACGTGCGGCGCAGCGTGTTGAGCTTGTTCTGCAGGGCCGTGATCTGTCCTTCAAGGTCAGCGATCTGGCGAGCGCTGAACGCCTGGGCCAGCTCGTCCTGCCGTTTGGTGAGCTCCGCTTCAGTCTCGGCGATAGCCGCTTCGATCTTGGTGAGTTGTTGATTGATGAACTCGCGATGTTCCTCGATAACCCCGTTGGAGTTGGTCGGGCTCATCCGAACCAGCTGGTTGGCCAGTTCGCTGGCCACCGCCTGGGCCCGTTCCGGGCTGATGTCGATGACGGTAATCTCCAGCAGGTTCGTGTTGGGAATGGCTCGCACGTGATACTCCGGCAGCCAGGGCAGCCCCAACGCCTTCATGGTCGCGTTGCGGATCGGCTCGCGCTGGGCGATATCTGCGTAGGCTGCCGCCAGTTGTCGGGTCAGATACAGCTCGTTGCTGCTCGGGTTGGGATCCTGGATAGGACGCCCCACCATCAGGGTGGTGCGCGCACGGTAAACCGGCGGCTGTTGTTTTGTGGCCATATAGCTGGAGATCGTGGCCACAAGGGTAGCCGCTACGATCAGCCACCACCATTTGAGCAGGGGGGCAATATACTCTTTCAATTCCATAGAATCACCCGTCGAGGGGGCGTG
This genomic window from Chloroflexota bacterium contains:
- a CDS encoding polysaccharide biosynthesis tyrosine autokinase encodes the protein MELKEYIAPLLKWWWLIVAATLVATISSYMATKQQPPVYRARTTLMVGRPIQDPNPSSNELYLTRQLAAAYADIAQREPIRNATMKALGLPWLPEYHVRAIPNTNLLEITVIDISPERAQAVASELANQLVRMSPTNSNGVIEEHREFINQQLTKIEAAIAETEAELTKRQDELAQAFSARQIADLEGQITALQNKLNTLRRTYADLLAQLPSGATNAISILEPASLPTRPIGPNKKATILMAAALGFVLAAGAAYLLEYLDDTLKNAEDVKKTLGLATLAMVPKMKHNASLEDQLPLLSNGQSAIAESYRVLRTNLQFMAVSQPLRSLLITSPLPTEGKSLTVANLGIALAQSGRRVILIDADLHRPQLHRLFGLRNNVGVTSMLLDDQPRLDDALRETAVPGLWVLTSGPLPPNPAELLDSERMQRLLEQLRDQADILLLDSPPVTALSDAIILATRVDGVLLVLDAGVTRRDAARKATESLSQVNARVIGALLNRVPPREIGYGYYYYSHDGTKRHDTE